A section of the Paenibacillus aurantius genome encodes:
- a CDS encoding bifunctional folylpolyglutamate synthase/dihydrofolate synthase translates to MKTSDTSVPAFGSYAEAVDWITRRAPVHGIKPGLKRMQRFMELLEHPERRLKFIHVAGTNGKGSTCAYLTSVLQKSGYDVGTFTSPYLEKFTNRLRFNGKDIEEEQLLELANRLKPLADEIEATELGAPTMFEICTALAILYFAKMTYPDYVVWETGLGGEFDSTNIVSPVVTVITNVGHDHMDILGDSLVKVAKAKAGIIKAGVPVISAVDQPEVKEVIERTAREKKATLYLMNREYSYETVSSELNKQVFHFSGPFRQIADLPISMNGHHQMENAAVAVMTLEVLRQYYALLLEDEALTQGLYETHWPGRLEMISDQPRILLDGAHNPEGAATLAAALKETYRYDRLRLMIGMLSTKDHSGFLTHILPLVNTLVITEPDFHKGLPAAKLAEQVEQLRSQLNDRVEIFVEPDWKKALKLLGGLTGPEDLAVVSGTLYLISDVRSWILYQSDSEKGW, encoded by the coding sequence ATGAAGACTAGCGACACATCTGTCCCCGCCTTCGGCAGTTATGCCGAAGCGGTGGACTGGATTACACGGAGGGCTCCCGTTCACGGGATCAAGCCCGGCTTGAAGCGGATGCAACGCTTCATGGAACTTCTGGAGCACCCTGAACGGAGGCTTAAGTTTATTCATGTGGCCGGAACGAACGGGAAAGGCTCGACCTGCGCTTACTTGACGAGCGTTCTTCAGAAAAGCGGGTATGACGTGGGGACGTTCACCTCTCCTTACTTGGAGAAGTTTACCAACCGGCTGCGCTTTAACGGAAAGGATATCGAAGAGGAGCAGCTGCTCGAGCTGGCCAACCGGCTTAAGCCGCTGGCCGATGAGATCGAGGCAACCGAGCTCGGGGCTCCGACGATGTTTGAGATCTGCACGGCGCTCGCCATCCTTTATTTTGCCAAGATGACGTATCCGGATTATGTCGTATGGGAAACGGGGCTCGGCGGGGAATTCGACTCCACGAATATCGTCAGCCCGGTGGTTACGGTTATCACGAACGTGGGGCACGACCATATGGATATCCTCGGCGATTCGCTCGTCAAGGTAGCGAAAGCGAAGGCGGGGATCATCAAGGCGGGGGTTCCCGTCATCAGCGCGGTGGACCAGCCCGAGGTGAAGGAAGTGATCGAACGCACGGCCCGGGAGAAGAAGGCTACCCTCTATCTTATGAACCGGGAGTACTCCTATGAGACGGTGTCCTCCGAGCTGAACAAGCAGGTGTTTCATTTCAGCGGTCCCTTCCGGCAGATAGCGGACCTTCCGATCTCCATGAACGGCCATCACCAGATGGAGAATGCCGCAGTGGCGGTCATGACGCTGGAGGTGCTTCGCCAGTATTACGCCTTACTCCTTGAGGATGAGGCGCTGACGCAGGGGCTGTATGAAACCCACTGGCCCGGCCGGCTGGAGATGATCTCGGACCAGCCGAGGATTCTGCTCGACGGCGCCCACAATCCGGAAGGCGCAGCCACCCTGGCGGCGGCGCTGAAGGAGACCTATCGGTACGACCGGCTTCGCCTCATGATCGGGATGCTTTCCACGAAAGATCATTCGGGCTTCCTGACGCATATCCTGCCATTGGTGAATACGCTCGTGATTACGGAACCCGACTTCCACAAAGGCCTTCCGGCCGCCAAGCTGGCGGAGCAGGTGGAGCAGCTGCGAAGCCAGCTGAACGACCGGGTGGAGATCTTCGTGGAGCCCGACTGGAAGAAGGCGCTTAAGCTCTTAGGCGGGCTGACCGGGCCCGAGGATCTGGCCGTGGTATCCGGCACGCTCTATTTAATCTCCGATGTCCGATCGTGGATTTTGTATCAGTCCGATTCCGAAAAAGGTTGGTGA
- the murC gene encoding UDP-N-acetylmuramate--L-alanine ligase, which yields MTTTEHVHFIGIGGYGMSAIAKVMLEMGYRVSGSDLAQQELTEKLAAKGAQVFIGHEADHVQGADLVVYSTAASRDNVERVKAEELNIPILHRSQMLARLMNERKGIAVAGAHGKTTTSSMIALVMEECGTDPTYIIGGEIMNLGSNAKAGKGDYVIAEADESDGSFLQYHPYLSVVTNIEADHLENYDGDFNKLKGAYAQFLSQVQEGGKAIVCSDDPYLQEMIPAIKSEVITFGMEADADYTAANVQLGDRKVSFDVDYRGSRLGTVTLSVPGKHNVYNALATIIACLEAGLTFEKAAGAITDFSGAKRRFQVLGETDGILVIDDYAHHPTEIQATISAAKATGKRIVAVFQPQRYTRTYFLFEQFSRAFGEADEVIITDIYSPAGEKQIEGITSAKLVDLIRQNSNPSVRYIPTKEEVLETLKGEVKSGDLVITMGAGDIWKAADGLAKALRQASK from the coding sequence TTGACTACGACAGAACACGTGCATTTTATCGGCATCGGCGGTTATGGAATGAGTGCCATTGCCAAGGTTATGCTGGAGATGGGATACCGGGTATCCGGCTCCGATCTCGCCCAGCAGGAGCTGACCGAGAAGCTGGCCGCGAAGGGCGCCCAGGTCTTCATCGGGCATGAGGCGGACCATGTGCAAGGAGCGGACCTCGTAGTGTACTCCACCGCAGCATCCCGGGACAATGTGGAGAGAGTGAAGGCGGAGGAGTTGAACATCCCGATCCTTCACCGCTCCCAGATGCTCGCCCGGCTCATGAACGAGCGCAAGGGCATTGCGGTCGCCGGCGCCCACGGCAAGACGACGACGTCCTCGATGATCGCCCTGGTGATGGAAGAGTGCGGAACGGACCCGACCTACATCATCGGCGGCGAGATCATGAACCTGGGCAGCAACGCCAAGGCGGGCAAAGGCGATTACGTCATTGCCGAGGCGGACGAAAGCGACGGCTCGTTCCTGCAGTATCACCCGTATCTCTCCGTGGTGACGAATATCGAAGCGGACCATCTGGAGAATTATGACGGTGATTTCAACAAGCTGAAGGGCGCCTACGCCCAGTTTCTGAGCCAGGTGCAGGAAGGCGGAAAGGCGATCGTCTGCAGCGACGATCCTTACCTGCAGGAGATGATCCCCGCGATCAAGAGCGAGGTCATCACCTTCGGTATGGAGGCTGACGCCGATTATACGGCTGCCAACGTTCAGCTGGGGGACCGGAAGGTATCCTTCGATGTGGACTACCGCGGTTCCCGGCTGGGAACGGTGACCTTGTCCGTGCCCGGAAAGCACAACGTTTACAATGCGCTGGCCACCATCATCGCCTGCCTGGAAGCCGGCTTGACCTTTGAGAAGGCGGCGGGGGCGATTACCGATTTCAGCGGAGCGAAGCGCCGCTTCCAGGTGCTGGGGGAGACGGACGGCATTCTGGTCATCGACGATTATGCCCATCACCCAACCGAGATTCAGGCGACCATCAGCGCGGCCAAGGCAACCGGCAAGCGGATCGTGGCTGTGTTCCAGCCGCAGCGTTATACGCGAACCTACTTCCTGTTCGAACAGTTCAGCCGCGCGTTCGGAGAGGCCGACGAGGTCATCATCACCGATATTTACAGCCCGGCAGGGGAGAAGCAGATCGAGGGAATTACCTCCGCGAAGCTGGTGGACCTGATCCGGCAGAACAGCAACCCGAGCGTTCGTTACATTCCGACGAAGGAAGAGGTGCTCGAGACGCTGAAAGGGGAAGTGAAATCCGGCGACCTCGTCATTACGATGGGAGCGGGCGACATATGGAAAGCCGCGGACGGGCTGGCGAAGGCTCTTCGCCAAGCCTCTAAGTAA
- a CDS encoding AGE family epimerase/isomerase — protein sequence MNPTDLHSFYIRHLTEQLLPFWKKAVDPKYGGVFTGFDNRGEALLHRDKFTWSQGRFLWIWSRIGDLCRRGVLNEEEETYFREAKRTYEFIDRHVYLPDGSCRFLLTEEGEPLESIPGEGQDISFYADCFVVMGNAEYARATGQEEAYRKAVSLFEHVERRVRAETARSEPYPIPAGCEAHGYAMILLNSCQALADAAEGLGRMEEAEAYRGRALEYARRIVSLFTDSSCRIREVIPAGRPEDAPRTLLLRHLNPGHSVESLWFVLTEAEKAGDQEMIEACSAALKKALSMGWDREHGGLLRYVDLDGGVPAGDPHPGAERFEALIRETWDMKLWWPHSEALYACRLAYQLTDDTGFLEWYDLVHAYTFQTFPADKGREWIQIRTRTGEPVERVVALPVKDPYHIIRNLLLLIERTAT from the coding sequence ATGAACCCAACCGATCTTCATTCCTTCTATATCCGTCATCTGACAGAACAGCTTCTCCCTTTCTGGAAAAAAGCCGTCGACCCTAAGTACGGCGGGGTCTTCACCGGCTTTGATAACCGGGGAGAGGCACTCCTCCACCGGGATAAATTTACCTGGTCACAGGGGCGGTTTCTCTGGATCTGGTCGCGCATCGGTGATTTGTGCCGCCGGGGCGTTCTGAACGAAGAGGAGGAAACTTATTTCCGCGAGGCAAAACGGACCTATGAGTTCATCGACCGCCATGTGTATTTGCCGGACGGAAGCTGCCGTTTTCTCCTGACGGAGGAGGGCGAGCCGCTTGAGAGCATCCCGGGAGAGGGGCAGGACATAAGCTTCTATGCCGACTGCTTCGTGGTGATGGGAAACGCGGAGTACGCCCGGGCAACCGGGCAGGAAGAGGCCTATCGGAAGGCGGTAAGCCTGTTCGAGCATGTGGAGCGGCGTGTTCGAGCGGAAACGGCACGAAGCGAGCCGTATCCGATTCCTGCGGGATGCGAGGCGCACGGCTACGCCATGATTCTGCTCAACTCCTGCCAGGCATTGGCCGATGCGGCGGAGGGCTTGGGGCGGATGGAGGAAGCGGAGGCCTACCGAGGAAGGGCTCTGGAGTATGCGCGGCGCATCGTTAGCCTATTCACCGACTCCTCCTGCCGAATCCGGGAAGTCATCCCCGCCGGACGGCCCGAGGACGCCCCCCGGACCCTGCTGCTGCGCCACCTGAATCCGGGCCACAGCGTTGAAAGCCTGTGGTTCGTCCTGACGGAGGCCGAGAAAGCCGGCGACCAAGAGATGATCGAAGCCTGCTCCGCCGCGCTGAAAAAAGCACTCTCGATGGGCTGGGACCGGGAGCACGGGGGACTCCTCCGTTACGTCGATTTGGACGGAGGGGTGCCTGCTGGCGACCCGCATCCGGGAGCGGAGCGTTTCGAGGCGCTGATCCGGGAGACATGGGACATGAAGCTGTGGTGGCCTCACTCGGAAGCCCTCTATGCCTGCCGGCTCGCTTATCAGCTGACGGATGACACCGGCTTTCTGGAATGGTATGACTTGGTCCATGCTTACACCTTCCAAACATTTCCGGCCGATAAGGGCAGGGAATGGATCCAGATCCGTACCCGGACGGGGGAACCGGTCGAACGTGTCGTCGCGCTGCCGGTGAAGGATCCTTATCATATCATCCGTAATCTTCTGCTGCTGATCGAACGGACCGCCACGTAA